Proteins encoded within one genomic window of Ranitomeya variabilis isolate aRanVar5 chromosome 4, aRanVar5.hap1, whole genome shotgun sequence:
- the DHRS3 gene encoding short-chain dehydrogenase/reductase 3 isoform X3 translates to MPCMAHVYYRMIKPQVIILWGRTEKCLKETAEEIKQMGTECHYFICDVGNREEVYQQAKAVREKVGDVTILVNNAAVVHGKSLMDSDDDALLKSQHINTLGQFWTTKAFLPRMLELQNGHIVCINSVLALSAIPGAIDYCTSKASSFAFMESLTLGLLDCPGVNATTVLPFHTNTEMFQGMRVRFPNLFPPLKPETVAKRTVEAVQKNHALLLLPWTMHLLVILKSILPQSALEEIHRFSGSYTCMNTFKGRT, encoded by the exons ATAATTTTATGGGGAAGAACTGAAAAATGCCTCAAGGAAACTGCTGAAGAAATTAAGCAGATGGGGACCGAATGCCATTATTTTATTTGCgatgttggcaacagagaagaagTTTACCAACAAGCAAAAGCAGTCAGGGAAAAG gtTGGCGATGTCACCATTTTAGTAAATAATGCTGCTGTGGTTCATGGGAAGAGCCTAATGGACAGCGATGACGATGCTCTTCTTAAGTCCCAACACATAAACACTTTAGGACAGTTTTGG ACTACTAAGGCTTTTCTGCCGCGTATGTTGGAATTGCAGAATGGACACATTGTCTGTATAAACTCAGTGCTGGCCTTATCGGCAATCCCCGGTGCCATTGACTACTGCACTTCTAAAGCCTCCTCCTTTGCCTTTATGGAAAGCCTGACCTTGGGACTTCTAGACTGCCCGGGAGTCAACGCCACAACAGTATTACCCTTTCATACGAACACCGAGATGTTTCAAGGAATGAGAGTCAG gttTCCAAATTTATTTCCTCCTTTAAAGCCAGAAACTGTAGCAAAGAGGACGGTGGAAGCCGTGCAGAAGAATCACGCCTTGTTACTGCTCCCCTGGACCATGCACCTGCTTGTCATCTTAAAAAG CATTCTTCCCCAGTCAGCACTTGAAGAAATCCACAGGTTTTCTGGATCTTATACTTGCATGAACACTTTCAAAGGGAGGACATAG
- the DHRS3 gene encoding short-chain dehydrogenase/reductase 3 isoform X4, translating into MGTECHYFICDVGNREEVYQQAKAVREKVGDVTILVNNAAVVHGKSLMDSDDDALLKSQHINTLGQFWTTKAFLPRMLELQNGHIVCINSVLALSAIPGAIDYCTSKASSFAFMESLTLGLLDCPGVNATTVLPFHTNTEMFQGMRVRFPNLFPPLKPETVAKRTVEAVQKNHALLLLPWTMHLLVILKSILPQSALEEIHRFSGSYTCMNTFKGRT; encoded by the exons ATGGGGACCGAATGCCATTATTTTATTTGCgatgttggcaacagagaagaagTTTACCAACAAGCAAAAGCAGTCAGGGAAAAG gtTGGCGATGTCACCATTTTAGTAAATAATGCTGCTGTGGTTCATGGGAAGAGCCTAATGGACAGCGATGACGATGCTCTTCTTAAGTCCCAACACATAAACACTTTAGGACAGTTTTGG ACTACTAAGGCTTTTCTGCCGCGTATGTTGGAATTGCAGAATGGACACATTGTCTGTATAAACTCAGTGCTGGCCTTATCGGCAATCCCCGGTGCCATTGACTACTGCACTTCTAAAGCCTCCTCCTTTGCCTTTATGGAAAGCCTGACCTTGGGACTTCTAGACTGCCCGGGAGTCAACGCCACAACAGTATTACCCTTTCATACGAACACCGAGATGTTTCAAGGAATGAGAGTCAG gttTCCAAATTTATTTCCTCCTTTAAAGCCAGAAACTGTAGCAAAGAGGACGGTGGAAGCCGTGCAGAAGAATCACGCCTTGTTACTGCTCCCCTGGACCATGCACCTGCTTGTCATCTTAAAAAG CATTCTTCCCCAGTCAGCACTTGAAGAAATCCACAGGTTTTCTGGATCTTATACTTGCATGAACACTTTCAAAGGGAGGACATAG